One part of the Amaranthus tricolor cultivar Red isolate AtriRed21 chromosome 16, ASM2621246v1, whole genome shotgun sequence genome encodes these proteins:
- the LOC130803024 gene encoding oleosin 16.4 kDa-like has product MATMADRVSDRDRDTRLDPSRVHVHTTTTYPSYVGPKSSWTGSWSSTNETGRASGPSTSQIVALITLVPLSGTLLFLAGLTLLGSIIGLCVTTPLFILFSPVIVPAVLLLGLAVTGFLSSGAFGLTGVSSLSRVVTYLRQAGHNVPDDLDYAKRRVADMAAYAGQKTKDAGQTIENKARESGTTHTTTGATART; this is encoded by the coding sequence atggcAACAATGGCGGACCGGGTCTCGGATCGTGATCGTGATACCAGACTAGACCCGAGTCGGGTCCATGTCCATACAACCACAACATACCCATCTTATGTCGGGCCAAAATCTTCATGGACGGGCTCATGGTCATCAACCAATGAAACGGGTCGGGCTAGCGGCCCATCAACCTCTCAAATTGTAGCTCTCATAACACTTGTTCCTCTTAGTGGGACCCTCCTTTTCTTGGCGGGTCTTACACTTTTGGGATCCATCATTGGGCTTTGTGTTACCACCCCACTTTTCATCCTTTTCAGCCCGGTGATTGTCCCTGCTGTTCTTTTATTGGGCCTTGCTGTAACGGGGTTTCTTTCCTCGGGTGCATTCGGGTTAACAGGTGTGTCTTCTCTGTCTCGGGTCGTGACATATCTTCGCCAAGCGGGTCATAATGTACCCGATGATTTGGACTATGCTAAAAGGCGTGTGGCTGATATGGCGGCGTATGCGGGTCAGAAGACTAAAGATGCGGGCCAGACAATTGAGAATAAGGCCCGTGAAAGTGGGACTACTCATACGACTACGGGTGCTACTGCCAGGACTTAA
- the LOC130802439 gene encoding probable jasmonic acid carboxyl methyltransferase 1, with the protein METKNFLRMKEGDGEFSYAQNSTLQGRILDQVSKPLIKYAIRSLLSNDNNTHFLEIFNVADLGCGVGSSPISFISYVIDTINEIYKDLKLDNSQVPKINMWMNDLPSNDFKLLFQNLKKLEESKGDDCITSCLFMGVYGSFYNRLFPQNFLHLVHSNYALHWLSRVPPSIYNESRRSKNNGKMIVCETSPREVVKAYRAQFHKDFSQFLECRSCEIVSNGYMVLTIVGSPSMVPHHPCSARLLCKVMDNLVSKRLIKEEKAKSFDLPLHYPSKEEIESTIKKEGSFTIEKLETLYDCFAKEINDIEAKAISSANSIRASIEVLVCYHFGEHICDLFFDELVRVTIQHFYNEPNASVELFNIVVMLRRKID; encoded by the exons GGAAGAATACTAGATCAAGTCTCAAAACCACTAATAAAATATGCAATTAGATCATTATTATCAAATGATAATAATACACATTTTCTTGAGATCTTCAATGTGGCAGATTTGGGTTGTGGAGTGGGTTCTTCACCAATTTCTTTCATATCATATGTTATTGATACTATAAATGAGATTTATAAGGATTTGAAATTGGACAATAGTCAAGTACCAAAAATAAATATGTGGATGAATGATCTTCCATCAAATGATTTCAAGTTATTGTTTCAAAACTTAAAGAAACTTGAAGAATCAAAAGGAGATGATTGTATAACTTCATGTTTGTTCATGGGTGTATATGGGTCATTTTACAATAGATTATTTCCTCAAAATTTTTTGCACTTAGTTCACTCTAATTATGCCCTTCATTGGCTCTCTCGG GTACCTCCTAGTATTTACAATGAATCGAGAAGATCCAAGAACAATGGGAAAATGATAGTGTGTGAGACAAGTCCAAGAGAAGTGGTTAAAGCTTATCGAGCTCAATTTCATAAAGATTTTAGTCAATTTCTCGAATGTCGTTCTTGTGAAATTGTATCGAATGGTTATATGGTGCTAACTATTGTGGGTAGTCCTTCTATGGTTCCTCACCATCCTTGCTCAGCTAGACTTCTATGTAAAGTCATGGATAATCTTGTTTCAAAg AGATTGATAAAGGAAGAGAAAGCAAAGTCATTTGATCTACCATTACATTATCCATCCAAAGAAGAAATTGAAAGTACAATTAAAAAGGAAGGATCTTTTACAATTGAGAAATTGGAAACATTATATGATTGTTTTGCTAAAGAAATTAATGACATTGAGGCAAAGGCTATTTCCTCGGCAAATAGTATTAGGGCATCTATTGAAGTTTTGGTTTGTTATCATTTTGGAGAGCATATTTGTGATCTTTTCTTTGATGAGCTTGTTCGAGTTACTATACAACACTTTTATAATGAACCAAACGCATCGGTTGAACTCTTTAACATTGTGGTTATGCTTAGAAGGAAGATAGATTAA
- the LOC130803023 gene encoding probable aquaporin PIP1-4, whose protein sequence is MEGREEDVRLGANKFSEKQGLGTVAQDRDYKEPPPAPLFEPGELTSWSFYRAGIAEFIATFLFLYVSILTVMGYARAPNKCQTVGVQGIAWAFGGMIFALVYCTAGISGGHINPAVTLGLFLARKLSLTRAIFYMIMQCLGAICGAGVVKGFQPTPYQALGGGANYVHPGYTKGDGLGAEIVGTFVLVYTVFSATDAKRSARDSHVPILAPLPIGFAVFLVHLATIPVTGTGINPARSLGTAIIYNRHLNSWNDHWVFWVGPFIGAILAALYHQVIIRAIPFKSR, encoded by the exons atggAGGGCAGAGAAGAAGATGTAAGACTAGGAGCGAACAAATTCTCAGAAAAACAAGGGTTAGGAACAGTAGCACAAGACAGAGATTACAAAGAACCACCACCAGCGCCATTATTTGAACCTGGTGAATTGACATCATGGTCATTTTACAGAGCAGGAATTGCAGAATTTATCGCTACTTTCTTGTTTCTTTACGTAAGTATTTTGACTGTTATGGGGTATGCTCGTGCTCCCAATAAGTGTCAAACTGTTGGTGTTCAGGGTATTGCTTGGGCTTTTGGTGGAATGATCTTTGCTCTTGTTTACTGTACCGCTGGAATTTCTG GAGGACACATTAACCCAGCTGTGACATTGGGATTGTTCTTGGCAAGGAAATTGTCATTGACAAGGGCAATTTTCTACATGATCATGCAATGTTTGGGTGCCATTTGTGGTGCTGGTGTTGTCAAGGGCTTCCAACCAACCCCTTACCAAGCCCTCGGCGGTGGAGCCAACTATGTTCACCCTGGTTACACCAAGGGTGATGGCCTTGGTGCTGAGATTGTTGGCACTTTCGTCCTCGTTTACACCGTCTTCTCCGCCACTGACGCCAAGCGAAGCGCTAGGGACTCCCATGTTCCT ATTTTGGCTCCCCTGCCAATTGGATTTGCTGTGTTCTTGGTTCACTTGGCCACCATCCCTGTTACTGGAACCGGTATCAACCCTGCTAGGTCTCTTGGAACTGCCATCATCTACAACAGACACCTTAACTCATGGAATGACCAT TGGGTATTCTGGGTAGGGCCATTCATTGGAGCAATACTTGCAGCACTTTACCACCAAGTGATCATTAGGGCGATTCCCTTCAAATCAAGGTAA